A genomic stretch from Theobroma cacao cultivar B97-61/B2 chromosome 4, Criollo_cocoa_genome_V2, whole genome shotgun sequence includes:
- the LOC18603066 gene encoding meiotic recombination protein DMC1 homolog, with product MIATLKAEEASQLQLVEREDIDDEDDLFEAIDKLISAGINAGDVKKLQDAGIYTCNGLMMHTKKHLTGIKGLSEAKVDKICEAAEKIVNYGYITGSDALLRRKSVIRITTGSQALDELLGGGIETLAITEAFGEFRSGKTQLAHTLCVSTQLPTNMRGGNGKVAYIDTEGTFRPDRIIPIAERFGMDPGAVLDNIVYARAYTYEHQYNLLLGLAAKMSEEPFRLLIVDSVIALFRVDFTGRGELAERQQKLAQMLSRLTKIAEEFNVAVYMTNQVIADPGGGVFISDPKKPAGGHVLAHAATIRLMFRKGKGEQRVCKVFDAPNLPEAEAVFQITPGGIADAKD from the exons ATGATCGCTACTCTCAA AGCTGAAGAAGCAAGCCAGCTGCAGCTGGTGGAGCGAGAAGATATCGATGACGAAGACGATCTGTTTGAAGCCATCGACAAAT TGATATCTGCAGGAATCAATGCCGGAGACGTGAAGAAGCTTCAAGATGCAGGAATCTACACCTGCAACGGCTTGATGATGCACACTAAGAAg CACTTGACTGGAATCAAAGGTTTATCTGAAGCTAAGGTTGATAAGATCTGTGAAGCTGCTGAGAAAATAGTG AATTATGGTTATATCACTGGAAGCGATGCTTTACTAAGA AGAAAATCCGTGATTCGCATCACAACTGGAAgccaagcccttgatgaactCTTAGGGG GTGGCATAGAAACTCTGGCTATCACAGAAGCTTTTGGAGAATTTAG GTCTGGCAAAACACAGCTGGCACATACTCTATGTGTTTCTACACAG CTCCCTACAAATATGCGAGGTGGGAATGGGAAAGTGGCTTACATTGATACTGAAGGAACTTT CCGGCCTGATAGAATTATACCCATAGCCGAAAGATTTGGGATGGACCCAGGAGCTGTCCTTGACAAT ATCGTTTATGCTCGTGCGTACACATATGAGCATCAGTACAACCTGCTTCTTGGTTTGGCAGCAAAAATGTCTGAAGAACCATTCAGACTTCTG ATTGTGGATTCTGTCATTGCTCTATTTCGAGTGGATTTCACTGGGAGAGGAGAACTGGCAGAGCGCCAG CAAAAATTGGCTCAGATGCTCTCCCGATTAACAAAAATAGCTGAAGAATTCAATGTTGCAGTCTACATGACTAACCAAG TTATCGCCGACCCTGGTGGTGGAGTGTTCATATCAGATCCAAAGAAACCAGCCGGAGGGCACGTGCTTGCCCACGCAGCCACAATAAGGTTGATGTTCAGGAAAGGCAAAGGTGAACAGCGGGTCTGCAAGGTGTTTGACGCCCCAAATCTTCCTGAAGCTGAAGCA GTCTTTCAGATAACGCCAGGGGGCATTGCAGATGCAAAGGACTAA
- the LOC18603068 gene encoding uncharacterized protein LOC18603068, with product MQLPHSTDVVDTLPENPDPKPNQQKEENDDNENDTNSTAVTSAVDGGADSNNNHSSSGTVEDSVLDVSGKSVEFSILEESGESVDGLYLYKNVFNLIPKSVGAFSRLRNLKFFGNEINLFPAEVGGLVGLECLQVKISLPGFNGMALRKLKGLKELELSRVPPRPSVLTLLSEIAGLKWLTKLSVCYFSIRYLPPEIGCLKNLEYLDLSFNKIKSLPIEISNLNDLISLKVANNKLVELPSGLSSLQRLENLDLSNNRLTSLGSLELSLMHNLQTLNLQYNKLISCSQIPSWVHCNLEGNGKGTSSDDFTSSSVEMDVYETAAQDSDGSVSYNGSHKTSSGILTVALSNSRCFATRRSSKRWKRRHYLQQRARQERLNNSRKWKGEGHAEVLTMKAGGDVPGNNDVPTSDTCAEAASEVVGVDDDKTLSSSEAKDEKLGSVRYEDDTLTLEKGFYVKSSTSVGHESLNKGSEDKCSQLDASLDPVGEGAIEQDEGSSSDICKSNSKSKRHSDRDLNNPKPCKSRKPTDYCYNLSRKYSTNSFCGTEDHLPDGFYDAGRDRPFMPLSRYEQTFHLDSREVILVDRERDEELDAIALSAQALVFHLKNLNGLAKDGERVPVDNLQIASLLALFVSDHFGGSDRSGIVERTRKALSGSNYKKPFICTCSTGNGDSVSASNKTLDTVEDIVFSELCERSLRSIKSRRNSIVVPIGTLQFGVCRHRALLMKYLCDRMEPPVPCELVRGYLDFMPHAWNIILVRRGDSWVRMVVDACHPHDIREETDPEYFSRYIPLSRKKASLRTESTPVFSCSFPSMTISDEIERVASSSLIRCKYGSMEAAAKVRTLEVLGASLDEVKNFEYSCLGEVRILGALKHPCIVEMYGHQISSKWVPIGDGKSEHRILQSAILMEYIKGGSLKTHIEKLAEAGEKHVPVDFALCIARDIASALVELHSKHVIHRDIKSENILIDLDEKRVDGSPIVKLCDFDRAVPLRSFLHTCCIAHVGIHPPNVCVGTPRWMAPEVLRAMHKRNQYGLEVDIWSFGCLLYELLTLQVPYSGLSELLIHELLQMGKRPRLTEELEALDSLSESAMTQSGTELDGTEAEVDTLRFLVDVFCRCTEENPTDRPTAKELYDILLEHTNGFRNSS from the exons ATGCAGCTCCCTCATTCTACCGATGTCGTTGACACCCTACCGGAAAACCCGGACCCAAAACCCAACCAACAAAAGGAGGAAAACGACGACAATGAAAATGACACCAACAGCACCGCCGTCACCTCCGCTGTCGACGGCGGAGCTGACAGCAACAACAACCATAGTAGTAGTGGTACGGTTGAAGACTCGGTTCTCGATGTTTCCGGGAAAAGCGTGGAGTTTTCGATATTGGAAGAGTCGGGGGAGTCCGTGGACGGGCTTTATTTATACAAAAACGTGTTCAATTTGATTCCGAAATCAGTCGGGGCGTTTAGTCGGTTAAGGAATTTGAAGTTTTTTGGAAACGAAATTAATTTGTTTCCGGCAGAGGTTGGGGGTTTGGTAGGATTAGAATGTTTGCAGGTGAAGATATCGTTGCCGGGATTTAATGGAATGGCTTTAAGAAAGTTAAAAGGGTTGAAAGAGCTGGAACTTAGTAGGGTTCCGCCTCGGCCTTCGGTTTTGACTCTGTTGAGTGAGATTGCCGGGCTTAAGTGGTTGACCAAGCTTTCTGTTTGTTATTTTTCCATTAG ATACCTTCCTCCAGAAATTGGATGCTTAAAGAATTTGGAATATCTGGACCTTTCATTCAATAAGATAAAGAGTTTGCCAATTGAAATTAGTAATTTGAATGACTTGATTTCATTGAAAGTTGCCAATAATAAATTGGTGGAACTACCCTCGGGCTTGTCTTCATTACAAAGATTGGAGAACTTGGACTTATCAAATAATAGGTTGACGTCATTGGGGTCTCTTGAACTTAGCCTCATGCATAATCTTCAGACTTTGAATCTTCAG TACAATAAACTTATAAGTTGTTCTCAAATACCTTCTTGGGTACACTGCAATTTGGAAGGAAATGGCAAAGGCACATCCAGTGATGATTTTACCAGTTCTTCGGTTGAAATGGATGTGTATGAAACTGCTGCTCAGGATAGTGATGGAAGTGTTTCTTATAATG GCTCTCATAAGACCTCATCAGGTATCTTAACTGTTGCATTGTCAAACAGTAGATGTTTTGCAACTCGGAGGTCAAGTAAACGATGGAAGAGGAGACATTATTTGCAACAAAGAGCTCGACAAGAACGTCTAAACAACAGCAGGAAGTGGAAAGGTGAAGGACATGCTGAAGTATTGACAATGAAGGCAGGTGGAGATGTACCAGGCAACAATGATGTCCCTACCTCTGACACTTGTGCAGAAGCTGCATCAGAAGTTGTGGGTGtagatgatgacaaaacattatCATCATCAGAAGCCAAAGATGAAAAATTGGGTAGTGTTAGATATGAGGATGATACACTTACTTTGGAGAAGGGGTTCTATGTAAAAAGTAGTACATCAGTTGGTCATGAGTCATTAAATAAAGGGAGTGAAGATAAATGTTCTCAGCTTGATGCATCCTTAGACCCTGTAGGAGAAGGAGCTATTGAGCAGGATGAAGGTTCATCCTCTGACATATGCAAGTCTAATTCTAAGTCGAAAAGGCATTCTGATAGGGATCTTAATAATCCTAAACCATGCAAGTCTCGAAAACCAACAGATTATTGCTACAATTTATCACGAAAGTATAGTACTAATTCATTTTGTGGGACAGAAGACCACCTACCAGACGGCTTTTATGATGCCGGACGTGATCGGCCCTTCATGCCATTGAGTAGATATGAGCAGACTTTTCATCTAGACTCTCGTGAAGTAATTCTTGTTGACAG GGAAAGAGATGAAGAGTTAGATGCAATTGCTCTCTCCGCTCAAGCTTTGGTATTTCATTTGAAGAACTTGAATGGTTTAGCAAAAGATGGAGAGCGGGTTCCAGTTGATAACTTGCAGATAGCATCATTGCTTGCTCTTTTTGTATCGGATCATTTTGGAGGGAGTGATAGAAGTGGTATTGTAGAACGGACACGAAAAGCACTATCTGGTTCTAACTATAAGAAGCCTTTCATTTGCACATGTTCAACTGGAAATGGTGACAGTGTTAGTGCATCTAACAAGACCTTGGATACTGTAGAAGATATTGTATTCTCTGAGCTCTGTGAGAGATCTTTACGGTCAATAAAGTCCAGAAGGAACTCCATTGTTGTTCCTATAGGTACTCTTCAGTTCGGTGTCTGTAGACACAGAGCGCTGCTTATGaag TATCTATGTGATCGGATGGAACCTCCAGTTCCTTGTGAGCTTGTTAGGGGCTACTTGGATTTCATGCCACATGCCTGGAATATCATTCTTGTAAGGAGGGGTGATTCATGGGTTCGCATGGTGGTTGATGCTTGTCATCCGCATGATATACGAGAAGAGACGGATCCTGAATACTTTAGCAG ATACATACCCCTCAGTCGAAAAAAAGCTTCTCTTAGAACGGAAAGCACTCCTGTCTTCAGTTGTTCGTTTCCTTCTATGACCATAAGTGATGAAATTGAAAGAGTGGCTTCTAGTTCTCTCATTCGATGCAAATATGGATCAATGGAGGCTGCAGCAAAG GTGCGCACTCTAGAAGTACTTGGTGCTTCACTTGAtgaggtgaaaaattttgagtaCAGTTGCCTGGGAGAAGTAAGAATACTGGGTGCTTTGAAACACCCTTGCATAGTAGAAATGTATGGCCATCAAATATCTTCCAAGTGGGTTCCTATAGGGGATGGAAAGTCAGAACATCGAATCTTGCAGTCTGCAATTTTGATGGAGTACATAAAAGGAGGATCTTTGAAG ACTCATATTGAGAAACTAGCTGAAGCTGGTGAGAAGCATGTCCCTGTGGATTTTGCATTGTGTATTGCACGAGATATTGCATCTGCATTGGTGGAGTTGCACTCAAAGCATGTTATTCATCGTGACATAAAAAGCGAAAACATTCTGATTGATCTGGATGAGAAGAGAGTTGATGGAAGCCCTATTGTGAAGCTCTGTGATTTTGATAGAGCAGTACCTCTTAGGTCTTTCCTGCATACATGTTGTATTGCTCATGTAGGGATACATCCTCCTAATGTTTGTGTTGGAACACCTCGCTGGATGGCTCCTGAGGTTCTGCGTGCAATGCATAAGCGAAATCAGTATGGACTG GAAGTGGACATTTGGTCATTTGGATGCCTGCTTTATGAATTGTTGACTCTCCAAGTTCCTTATTCTGGATTATCAGAGCTACTCATTCATGAACTTCTTCAG ATGGGCAAACGTCCAAGACTAACTGAAGAGCTGGAGGCGTTGGATTCATTGAGTGAGAGTGCAATGACCCAATCTGGGACAGAGCTTGATGGAACAGAAGCTGAAGTAGATACACTTAGATTTCTTGTTGATGTCTTCTGTCGATGTACAGAGGAAAATCCAACCGATCGCCCAACAGCCAAAGAACTTTATGATATTTTGCTTGAACACACAAATGGTTTCAGGAATTCGAGTTAG
- the LOC18603072 gene encoding protein argonaute 10, giving the protein MPIRQMKENSEQHLVIKNHLQNTMNPVQRAPKTAQNGKGPPAAHEPQNTKLPHNQTSPPTKNKGRRRGRGGRKSDQGDVCMRPSSRPCTVAHKPVNPAAGDLVAASSNGPIQNGHNLRGMEMGFPTSSKSSNFAPRPGYGQVGTKCIVKANHFFAELPDKDLNQYDVTISPEVASRMVNRAIMAELVRLYKESDLGMRLPAYDGRKSLYTAGELPFAWKEFIIKLVDEEDGINGPKREREYKVVIKFVARANMHHLGQFLAGKRADAPQEALQILDIVLRELSMKRYCPIGRSFFSPDIRAPQRLGDGLESWCGFYQSIRPTQMGLSLNIDMASAAFIEPLPVIDFVAQLLGKDVLSRPSSDSDRVKIKKALRGVKVEVTHRGNVRRKYRVSGLTSQPTRELMFPVDDNSTMKSVVEYFQEMYGFTIQHTHLPCLKVGNQRKANYLPMEACKIVEGQRYTKRLNERQITALLKVTCQRPRDRENDILQTVQHNSYDQDPYAKEFGIKISEKLASVEARILPAPWLKYHETGKEKDCLPQVGQWNMMNKKMINGMTVNRWACINFSRSVQESVARGFCNELAQMCQVSGMEFNSEPVIPIYSARPEQVEKALKHVYHASMNKTKGKELELLLAILPDNNGSLYGDLKRICETDLGLISQCCLTKHVFKISKQYLANVALKINVKMGGRNTVLLDAISCRIPLVSDIPTIIFGADVTHPENGEDSSPSIAAVVASQDWPEVTKYAGLVCAQAHRQELIQDLYKTWQDPVRGTVSGGMIRDLLVSFRKATGQKPLRIIFYRDGVSEGQFYQVLLYELDAIRKACASLEPNYQPPVTFIVVQKRHHTRLFANNHRDRSSTDKSGNILPGTVVDSKICHPTEFDFYLCSHAGIQGTSRPAHYHVLWDENNFTADGIQSLTNNLCYTYARCTRSVSVVPPAYYAHLAAFRARFYMEPEMQENGSTVGGAGHTKGTRAAGESGVRPLPALKENVKRVMFYC; this is encoded by the exons CCTCCCACAAAgaataaaggaagaagaagaggaagaggtGGTAGAAAATCTGACCAAGGAGATGTTTGTATGAGACCAAGTTCAAGGCCCTGCACTGTAGCACATAAGCCAGTGAATCCAGCTGCTGGTGATCTTGTGGCTGCATCTTCAAATGGGCCTATTCAGAATGGTCATAATTTGCGCGGAATGGAAATGGGGTTTCCTACTTCTAGCAAGTCTTcgaattttgcccctagaccTGGTTATGGTCAAGTTGGGACAAAGTGTATTGTAAAGGCTAACCATTTCTTTGCAGAGCTACCGGACAAGGACTTAAACCAGTATGAT GTTACAATATCTCCTGAAGTGGCATCCAGAATGGTGAACAGAGCTATTATGGCAGAGCTTGTAAGACTGTACAAAGAATCAGACCTAGGAATGAGATTGCCTGCTTATGATGGCAGAAAGAGTCTGTACACAGCTGGTGAACTTCCTTTTGCATGGAAGGAATTCATCATCAAGCTTGTAGATGAAGAGGATGGCATCAATGGCCCCAA aagagaaagagaatacAAAGTGGTAATAAAGTTTGTTGCACGAGCAAACATGCATCATTTAGGCCAATTTCTAGCTGGTAAGCGTGCTGATGCTCCACAAGAAGCTCTGCAGATTCTTGACATTGTATTACGAGAGCTATCAATGAAGAG GTACTGTCCTATTGGGAGATCCTTCTTTTCACCAGATATTAGAGCACCACAAAGGCTTGGTGATGGTTTGGAGTCATGGTGTGGTTTTTACCAGAGTATTAGGCCTACTCAAATGGGCTTGTCTCTGAATATTG ATATGGCGTCAGCTGCATTCATCGAGCCTCTCCCTGTAATAGATTTTGTTGCTCAGCTTCTAGGCAAGGATGTATTGTCAAGGCCATCGTCCGATTCTGATCGTGTGAAG ATTAAAAAGGCACTCAGAGGAGTGAAAGTAGAGGTAACTCATAGAGGGAATGTACGAAGAAAATATCGCGTTTCAGGATTGACTTCTCAGCCTACTAGAGAACTAAT GTTTCCTGTTGATGACAACTCAACCATGAAGTCTGTTGTTGAATACTTCCAAGAGATGTATGGCTTCACAATTCAGCACACACATCTACCTTGCCTTAAAGTAGGAAACCAGAGGAAGGCAAACTATTTACCTATGGAG GCTTGCAAAATTGTTGAGGGGCAGCGATACACAAAAAGACTGAATGAGAGGCAAATTACTGCTCTCTTGAAAGTCACATGCCAAAGACCAAGAGATCGGGAAAATGACATTTTGCAG ACAGTTCAACATAATTCTTATGATCAAGACCCTTATGCAAAGGAGTTTGGAATCAAAATCAGTGAAAAACTTGCCTCAGTTGAGGCGCGAATCCTTCCTGCCCCTTGG CTGAAATATCATGAAactggaaaagaaaaggattgTCTGCCTCAAGTCGGGCAGTGGAATATGATGAACAAG AAAATGATCAATGGGATGACTGTAAACCGATGGGCATGTATTAACTTCTCACGAAGTGTGCAAGAGAGTGTTGCTCGAGGGTTTTGCAATGAACTTGCTCAAATGTGCCAAGTCTCTGGCATG GAATTCAATTCAGAGCCTGTTATTCCAATCTACAGTGCCAGGCCTGAGCAAGTGGAAAAAGCTTTGAAGCATGTTTATCATGCATCCATGAataaaaccaaaggaaaagaacTGGAGCTTCTATTAGCTATATTGCCTGACAACAATGGATCGCTTTATG GTGATCTCAAGCGAATATGTGAAACTGATCTAGGCTTGATATCACAATGCTGTCTCACAAAACATGTCTTCAAGATCAGTAAACAGTACTTGGCTAATGTGGCACTTAAGATCAATGTTAAG ATGGGTGGCAGAAACACTGTTCTTTTGGATGCTATCAGCTGTAGAATACCATTAGTTAGTGACATACCAACCATAATATTTGGAGCAGATGTCACTCACCCAGAAAATGGAGAAGACTCCAGCCCCTCAATAGCAGCT GTAGTAGCATCACAAGACTGGCCTGAAGTGACAAAATATGCCGGACTAGTTTGTGCTCAAGCTCATAGACAGGAACTCATACAAGACTTGTACAAAACATGGCAGGATCCTGTACGTGGCACTGTTAGTGGTGGCATGATCAG GGATCTTCTTGTATCTTTTAGGAAGGCAACAGGGCAGAAGCCGCTGAGAATCATATTTTACAG GGATGGTGTAAGTGAAGGGCAATTTTATCAAGTTCTGCTGTATGAGCTAGACGCAATCAGGAAG GCCTGTGCTTCTCTAGAACCAAACTATCAACCACCGGTGACTTTCATTGTCGTACAAAAGCGACACCACACCCGATTGTTTGCTAATAATCACAGGGACCGAAGCAGCACAGACAAGAGTGGTAACATTTTGCCTG gCACTGTTGTTGATTCTAAAATCTGTCATCCAacagaatttgatttttatctttGCAGCCATGCTGGTATTCAG GGGACAAGTCGGCCTGCACACTACCATGTTCTTTGGGATGAGAACAATTTTACTGCAGATGGAATACAGTCTCTAACAAACAACCTTTGTTACACATACGCAAGGTGCACACGCTCAGTCTCTGTTG TTCCTCCTGCATATTATGCTCATTTAGCTGCATTCCGTGCCCGGTTCTACATGGAACCAGAGATGCAAGAGAATGGCTCAACAGTTGGAGGTGCTGGTCACACAAAAGGTACAAGGGCAGCTGGAGAATCCGGGGTGCGGCCATTGCCAGCCCTGAAGGAGAATGTGAAGAGAGTTATGTTCTACTGTTAG